One genomic segment of Nonomuraea coxensis DSM 45129 includes these proteins:
- a CDS encoding ROK family transcriptional regulator, producing MSTPTDALQRLRRVHEDAVLSALRSAGGLSRAQLTERTGLSRTTMFAIVSGLLERGVVIETEGSAAEPRGRGRPAALVTLNPDAGLLLGLDLGRNRVRLAVANAAHQVVATASADLPEEAGPEEEAESAVRLVRAVAAERGLNLAALEAIGLGLVGVVDEHLPPVPVGGERSAVVPARYLPLARRLGEEFGVRLAVDNNARLAALAEATWGVARPVRDMVYVRWSVGVGGGFLAGGRLMRGAHGAGGELGHVCLDPEGPPCHCGSRGCLEGHIGGRGLLERCAARGVRLPALDALVAAAQDRVPAVCEVVASAAADLGRVLADTVTQLDPALVVVGGELAGLGSLVLDPIRDAIADRSLPRSSREIAVVPADLGVNASAMGAIALLLHEEPSIPAHLRPDVP from the coding sequence ATGTCGACCCCTACTGACGCGCTGCAACGGCTGCGGCGGGTGCACGAGGACGCCGTCCTGTCCGCGTTGCGCTCGGCCGGCGGACTGAGCCGGGCCCAGCTCACCGAGCGCACCGGACTGTCCCGCACCACGATGTTCGCGATCGTCTCCGGACTGCTCGAACGCGGCGTGGTCATCGAGACCGAGGGCTCGGCGGCGGAGCCGCGCGGGCGCGGCCGGCCGGCCGCGCTGGTCACGCTCAACCCCGACGCCGGCCTGCTCCTCGGCCTCGACCTCGGACGCAACCGGGTGCGCCTGGCCGTCGCCAACGCCGCCCACCAGGTGGTCGCGACGGCCTCGGCCGACCTGCCCGAGGAGGCCGGCCCCGAGGAGGAGGCGGAGAGCGCGGTGCGGCTGGTCCGCGCGGTCGCCGCCGAGCGCGGCCTCAACCTGGCCGCCCTGGAGGCGATCGGGCTCGGCCTCGTCGGCGTGGTCGACGAGCACCTGCCGCCCGTCCCCGTGGGCGGCGAGCGGTCCGCGGTCGTCCCCGCCCGCTACCTGCCGCTGGCCCGGCGGCTCGGCGAGGAGTTCGGGGTGCGGCTCGCCGTGGACAACAACGCCCGCCTGGCCGCGCTCGCCGAGGCGACCTGGGGAGTGGCCCGGCCGGTCCGCGACATGGTCTACGTGCGCTGGTCGGTCGGCGTCGGCGGCGGCTTCCTCGCCGGCGGGCGGCTGATGCGCGGCGCGCACGGCGCCGGCGGCGAGCTCGGCCACGTCTGCCTCGACCCCGAGGGCCCGCCCTGCCACTGCGGCTCGCGCGGCTGCCTGGAGGGGCACATCGGCGGCCGTGGCCTGCTGGAGCGGTGCGCGGCCCGCGGCGTCCGGCTGCCCGCGCTGGACGCGCTGGTCGCCGCGGCGCAGGACCGCGTGCCCGCCGTGTGCGAGGTCGTCGCCTCGGCCGCGGCCGACCTCGGGCGGGTGCTGGCGGACACCGTCACCCAGCTCGACCCGGCGCTGGTCGTGGTCGGGGGCGAGCTGGCCGGGCTCGGCAGCCTGGTCCTCGACCCCATCCGCGATGCCATAGCGGACCGGTCGCTGCCCCGTTCCTCCCGCGAGATCGCCGTCGTCCCCGCGGACCTCGGCGTGAACGCCTCCGCGATGGGCGCGATCGCCCTCCTCCTGCACGAGGAGCCGTCGATCCCCGCCCATCTCCGCCCCGACGTCCCCTGA
- a CDS encoding 3-hydroxyacyl-CoA dehydrogenase family protein: MLRDARAVLARSGTEVSVVRDAAGSVAQRLLASIISVACSVAERSIASPADIDAAATAGLSYPYGPLAWGERIGAGKLLRLQWNLHATTGDPRYRPTRWLTERVQLGLPLTHPLFPTG, from the coding sequence GTGCTCCGCGACGCCCGCGCCGTGCTCGCCCGGAGCGGGACCGAGGTCTCGGTGGTGCGCGACGCCGCGGGCTCGGTCGCGCAGCGGCTCCTGGCGTCGATCATCTCGGTGGCCTGCTCCGTCGCCGAGCGCTCCATCGCCTCCCCCGCCGACATCGACGCCGCGGCGACGGCCGGCCTCAGCTACCCGTACGGCCCCCTCGCCTGGGGCGAGCGCATCGGCGCCGGCAAGCTGCTCCGCCTGCAGTGGAACCTCCACGCCACCACCGGCGACCCCCGCTACCGCCCCACCCGCTGGCTGACCGAACGCGTCCAGCTCGGCCTGCCGCTCACTCACCCGTTGTTCCCCACCGGGTAA
- a CDS encoding ATP-binding protein, protein MNESEEKALRAISRVLNWATTAEHAWNPPPFHVGGVHPRAEQLILDGIDEACEDSRSSPLGVVIQGEGGAGKTHLLGWVRGEIARAGGYFFLLDFSAGDDFWRRAAGAMVDDLGRSAAGPDTPAQAVVALRGLAALAGAGERIAAAVEGGKGLTREDLDALVAGLVARDRRLQRCRDTIRALALYAVATGPAFDVAHDHLMSTEEAEEGDRGAWGMSRGIKAPHDIVVELSTILALTGPSVIAVDQIDGLLEHSRATTDAGPDAPPSGNGSRKDVIDEIASGLMALVHATHRTLCLVACLPSSWSLIRDRAIATAKDRFRPSLILGTIATPDLARNLVERRFAVAFARAGFTPPHPAWPVAPAAFATAPGRTPRTLLRLIAAHVTTCRTEGVVRLLERFDREDQVPVPPPQDGGVPAVPEASLARLDARFADLRGRADVSAAFDPEHEDELAPSLLAAGLDAWIKEQDKAGESFSVDPPPGRRPSLHARLRQALDPESERQRHWTFRMIGAAHHIAALKRLNDGITASGLGPETPGRCFVVLRNQAWSEGPATRARLAELKEWGGLSLPVRGDDLRVFAALRQLAADGDPEFEIWLRTRRPAGATELFTALFGTLTREETPPPSPPPPPSPPPPPQLPAPEPVRAAGAGPKHARAGGSGPEPAGGHASVIPVGRRMDTGAELELKLSVLTRHTAVFAGSGSGKTVFLRRLIEECALLGVSSIVLDSNNDLARLGDPWPAPPPGWGDGDAGKAARYLAETEVVIWTPGRSRGRPLTFQPLPDFAAVLDDRDELDTALALAVEALAHRANVNGASAKARKGKAILRQALAHFARSGGGEFAAFLGLLGALPLEVSQIDRADQLAAELGQLLTAATITDPLFAGSGEPADPGQLLTPSPGKRARVSVISFVGLSDQARPAFVNQLQMALFSWIRRNPARGRPLNGLYVMDEAQALVPATPRTEALASTLTLASQARKYGLGLVFATQTPRGLHNHIAGNATTQFIGRINSPTQIEVVQGLARARGGRADRVGRLEAGQFYAASDGVPEVLVRARQCLSHHPPDPLTEQEIVERAGSRPSR, encoded by the coding sequence ATGAACGAGTCCGAGGAAAAGGCGCTGCGCGCGATCTCCAGGGTGCTCAACTGGGCGACCACGGCCGAGCACGCCTGGAACCCGCCGCCCTTCCACGTCGGCGGCGTGCACCCACGCGCGGAGCAGCTCATCCTCGACGGCATCGACGAGGCGTGCGAGGACTCCAGGAGCAGCCCGCTCGGCGTCGTGATCCAGGGCGAGGGCGGCGCCGGCAAGACGCACCTCCTGGGCTGGGTCAGAGGCGAGATCGCGCGGGCCGGCGGCTACTTTTTCCTGCTGGACTTCAGCGCGGGCGACGACTTCTGGCGGCGGGCCGCGGGCGCGATGGTCGACGACCTCGGCCGTTCGGCGGCCGGCCCGGACACCCCGGCTCAGGCGGTGGTGGCCTTGCGCGGCCTGGCCGCTCTCGCGGGGGCCGGGGAGCGGATCGCGGCGGCCGTCGAGGGCGGGAAGGGTCTCACCCGCGAGGACCTCGACGCCCTGGTGGCCGGCCTGGTGGCCCGGGACCGGCGGTTGCAGCGGTGCCGCGACACGATCAGGGCGCTCGCCCTCTACGCCGTCGCCACGGGCCCGGCCTTCGACGTCGCCCACGACCACCTGATGTCGACCGAGGAGGCCGAGGAAGGCGACCGCGGTGCGTGGGGGATGAGCAGAGGGATCAAGGCGCCGCACGACATCGTGGTCGAGCTGTCGACGATCCTCGCGCTGACCGGCCCCAGCGTCATCGCGGTGGACCAGATCGACGGGCTCCTCGAACACTCCCGCGCGACCACGGACGCCGGCCCCGACGCCCCGCCGTCCGGCAACGGATCCCGTAAGGACGTCATCGACGAGATCGCGAGCGGCCTCATGGCCCTGGTGCACGCCACCCATCGCACGTTGTGCCTGGTGGCCTGCCTGCCCTCGTCGTGGAGCCTGATCCGCGACCGGGCCATCGCCACGGCGAAGGACAGGTTCCGGCCGTCCCTGATCCTGGGCACGATCGCGACCCCCGACCTCGCCAGGAACCTGGTCGAGCGCAGGTTCGCGGTGGCCTTCGCGCGGGCGGGCTTCACCCCGCCCCACCCGGCCTGGCCCGTCGCCCCCGCCGCGTTCGCGACCGCCCCGGGCCGGACGCCGAGGACGCTGCTCCGGCTCATCGCCGCGCACGTCACGACCTGCCGGACGGAGGGCGTCGTACGCCTCCTGGAACGTTTCGACCGGGAGGACCAGGTTCCCGTGCCGCCGCCTCAGGACGGGGGCGTGCCCGCCGTGCCCGAGGCGAGCCTGGCCCGGCTCGACGCGCGCTTCGCCGACCTGCGCGGCCGGGCGGACGTGTCGGCCGCGTTCGACCCCGAGCACGAGGACGAGCTCGCCCCCTCCCTGCTCGCGGCGGGGCTCGACGCCTGGATCAAGGAGCAGGACAAGGCGGGCGAGTCCTTCTCCGTCGATCCGCCGCCGGGCCGCCGGCCCAGTCTGCACGCGAGGTTGCGGCAGGCGCTGGACCCCGAGTCCGAGAGGCAGCGGCACTGGACGTTCCGGATGATCGGCGCGGCGCACCACATCGCTGCGCTGAAGCGGCTGAACGACGGCATCACGGCGTCCGGGCTGGGCCCGGAGACGCCCGGCCGGTGCTTCGTCGTGCTGCGCAACCAGGCGTGGTCGGAGGGTCCCGCCACGCGGGCCCGTCTGGCGGAGCTCAAGGAATGGGGCGGGCTCTCGCTTCCCGTCCGGGGCGACGACCTGCGGGTCTTCGCGGCGCTGCGGCAGCTGGCGGCGGACGGGGACCCGGAGTTCGAGATCTGGCTGCGCACCCGCCGTCCGGCCGGCGCCACCGAGCTGTTCACCGCCCTGTTCGGCACGCTCACCCGGGAAGAGACACCGCCGCCGTCACCACCGCCGCCGCCGTCACCACCGCCGCCGCCTCAGCTGCCGGCCCCGGAGCCCGTGCGGGCGGCCGGGGCCGGGCCGAAGCATGCGCGGGCGGGCGGGAGCGGGCCGGAGCCCGCCGGCGGTCACGCTTCCGTCATCCCGGTCGGGAGGCGCATGGACACCGGTGCCGAGCTCGAACTGAAGCTGAGCGTGCTCACCCGCCACACGGCCGTGTTCGCCGGCTCAGGCTCGGGCAAGACCGTGTTCCTGCGGCGGCTCATCGAGGAGTGCGCGCTGCTCGGGGTGTCGTCGATCGTGCTCGACTCCAACAACGACCTCGCCCGGCTGGGCGACCCCTGGCCCGCCCCGCCGCCCGGCTGGGGCGACGGGGACGCGGGCAAGGCGGCCCGCTACCTCGCGGAGACGGAGGTCGTGATCTGGACCCCGGGACGCTCGCGCGGCCGCCCGCTGACGTTCCAGCCGCTCCCCGACTTCGCGGCCGTGCTCGACGACCGTGACGAGCTGGACACGGCGCTCGCCCTGGCCGTCGAGGCGCTCGCGCACCGGGCGAACGTCAACGGGGCGAGCGCCAAGGCCCGCAAGGGCAAGGCCATCCTCCGCCAGGCGCTGGCCCACTTCGCCCGCTCGGGCGGCGGGGAGTTCGCCGCGTTCCTCGGCCTGCTCGGCGCGCTGCCGCTGGAGGTCAGCCAGATCGACCGGGCGGACCAGCTCGCCGCCGAGCTGGGCCAGCTCCTCACCGCCGCGACGATCACCGATCCGCTCTTCGCGGGCAGTGGCGAGCCCGCGGACCCGGGGCAGCTGCTCACCCCGTCCCCGGGGAAGCGGGCCCGGGTCTCCGTCATCAGCTTCGTCGGGCTGAGCGACCAGGCGCGGCCGGCGTTCGTCAACCAGCTCCAGATGGCCCTGTTCTCCTGGATCAGGCGGAATCCGGCGCGGGGCCGGCCGCTCAACGGCCTCTACGTGATGGACGAGGCGCAGGCCCTCGTGCCGGCGACGCCGAGGACGGAGGCGCTGGCGAGCACGCTGACCCTCGCCTCCCAGGCCCGCAAGTACGGCCTCGGCCTGGTCTTCGCCACCCAGACGCCCCGCGGCCTGCACAACCACATCGCCGGCAACGCGACGACCCAGTTCATCGGCAGGATCAACAGCCCCACGCAGATCGAGGTGGTCCAGGGGCTGGCGCGGGCCAGGGGCGGCCGGGCCGACCGGGTGGGGCGGCTGGAGGCGGGGCAGTTCTACGCCGCGAGCGACGGCGTGCCCGAGGTGCTCGTCCGGGCGCGGCAGTGCCTGAGCCACCATCCTCCCGACCCGCTCACCGAACAGGAGATCGTCGAGCGCGCGGGTTCACGTCCTTCCAGGTGA
- a CDS encoding DUF4365 domain-containing protein: MLDQRNHQGKFAEDYVRVLASAAGLLVYQDDLDHDGIDLGFRYAGRAGHISSPAIEVQIKSWSDPRSKGADLHFRGLNEVQYNKLVAGPFLVPRYLFLVVVPQESDRYARVETDGLTLSRLCYYRGFEGERPIAAPSAARKVPLQVPLGNVLTVRALRELVGAPAGPSAR; the protein is encoded by the coding sequence GTGCTGGACCAGCGAAATCATCAGGGCAAGTTCGCCGAGGACTACGTGCGGGTGCTCGCCTCGGCGGCGGGCCTGCTCGTCTATCAGGACGACCTCGACCACGACGGCATCGACCTGGGCTTCCGCTATGCCGGAAGGGCCGGCCACATTTCCTCGCCCGCCATCGAGGTGCAGATCAAGTCCTGGTCGGACCCGCGCTCCAAGGGCGCGGACCTGCATTTCCGCGGACTGAACGAGGTGCAGTACAACAAACTCGTCGCCGGGCCCTTTCTCGTTCCGCGTTACCTGTTCCTGGTCGTGGTCCCGCAGGAGAGCGACCGGTACGCCCGCGTCGAGACCGACGGGCTCACGCTGAGCCGGCTCTGCTACTACCGCGGCTTCGAGGGCGAGCGGCCCATCGCCGCGCCAAGCGCCGCCCGCAAGGTGCCGCTCCAGGTGCCGCTCGGGAACGTTCTCACGGTCCGCGCCTTACGCGAGCTCGTCGGGGCGCCCGCAGGGCCGTCCGCCCGATGA
- a CDS encoding aliphatic sulfonate ABC transporter substrate-binding protein gives MRRPRILATVLAALAVLLPAAGCGSSDSGGDAAEPKKVRIGYIADFSGAAVLAAADKQGLWAKNGLEPELKVFTNGPLQIQALGAGDLDFGYIGSGATWLAASGKAKIIAPNMLGQADRVITYPGSGISSIADLKGKKIGVPEGTSGDMILELALKEAGLSGKDVQKVNMDASTVVTAFSGKQVDAAAIWYPLIDTIKKNVPDLVELTKSEDFYPRLSFPSSFVARNEIVAEDAATVSKVLKVLQQGNDWVAANTTEAETLTATFLKAPAEQFKGSSAVTKILPTSELKGLMADGSVAGWYKGLADLFVTMGKLTDSPDPATYITTDLYTAAAGG, from the coding sequence ATGAGGCGTCCCCGCATCCTGGCCACCGTCCTCGCGGCGCTGGCCGTCCTCCTGCCCGCCGCCGGGTGCGGCTCCTCCGACTCAGGAGGCGACGCGGCCGAGCCGAAGAAGGTGCGCATCGGCTACATCGCCGACTTCTCCGGCGCGGCCGTGCTCGCCGCCGCCGACAAGCAGGGCCTGTGGGCCAAGAACGGCCTGGAGCCGGAGCTGAAGGTGTTCACCAACGGCCCGCTGCAGATCCAGGCGCTGGGCGCCGGCGACCTCGACTTCGGCTACATCGGCTCCGGCGCGACGTGGCTGGCGGCGAGCGGCAAAGCCAAGATCATCGCGCCGAACATGCTCGGCCAGGCCGACCGCGTCATCACCTACCCGGGCTCCGGCATCTCCTCGATCGCCGACCTGAAGGGCAAGAAGATCGGCGTCCCCGAGGGCACCTCCGGCGACATGATCCTGGAGCTGGCGCTCAAGGAGGCCGGGCTGTCCGGCAAGGACGTGCAGAAGGTCAACATGGACGCCAGCACGGTCGTGACGGCGTTCAGCGGCAAGCAGGTCGACGCGGCCGCCATCTGGTACCCGCTGATCGACACCATCAAGAAGAACGTGCCCGACCTGGTCGAGCTGACCAAGAGCGAGGACTTCTACCCGAGGCTCAGCTTCCCCAGCTCCTTCGTCGCCCGCAACGAGATCGTCGCCGAGGACGCCGCCACCGTCAGCAAGGTGCTCAAGGTGCTCCAGCAGGGCAACGACTGGGTCGCGGCCAACACGACCGAGGCCGAGACGCTGACCGCCACGTTCCTCAAGGCGCCCGCCGAGCAGTTCAAGGGCTCCTCGGCCGTGACGAAGATCCTGCCCACCAGCGAGCTGAAGGGGCTCATGGCGGACGGCTCGGTGGCCGGATGGTACAAGGGCCTCGCCGACCTCTTCGTCACGATGGGCAAGCTGACCGACTCGCCGGACCCGGCGACGTACATCACGACCGACCTCTACACCGCCGCGGCGGGTGGCTGA
- a CDS encoding sulfatase-like hydrolase/transferase, with product MTSPRNVLFLMTDQHRVDTLGCYGNPVIRTPALDGLAAEGTRFDRFYTPTAICTPARASLFTGLHPFRHGLLVNPERNGGGRDEVAEHDPVLSEPLLAAGYNMGHVGKWHIGRERGPERYGMDGEHLPGALNPFHHPSYERWLKEKGHPPFAVERPVFGKAANGTGRGHLIAGRLRQPAEATMEAFLADRTLELLERYARDFRDSGRPFMLSCHWYGPHLPYLIPDEYYSMYDPRSVPLPASMAETFDGKPEVQRRYSEYWSADHFDADAWRELIAAYWGYVSLIDAQIGRLLTALRELGLWDDTAVIFTADHGEFTGAHRLNDKGPAMYEDIYRIPGIVRVPGATARTVDAFATLIDLNPTILGLAGLPPREPCDGESLLPLLSGAPAEGRDSVTTEFHGHHFPYSQRMFRDRRHKLVFNPEGVHELYDLDSDPHELRNVYAVPAYAEVRRDLTVRLYRELLRRGDPAYTWMSYMADIGEGRAPDVDGVADELG from the coding sequence GTGACCAGTCCACGCAACGTCCTGTTCCTGATGACCGACCAGCATCGGGTCGACACCCTCGGCTGCTACGGCAACCCGGTGATACGCACGCCCGCCCTGGACGGCCTGGCGGCGGAGGGCACGCGCTTCGACCGGTTCTACACGCCGACCGCCATCTGCACCCCGGCCCGCGCCTCGCTGTTCACCGGGCTCCACCCGTTCCGGCACGGCCTGCTCGTCAACCCCGAGCGCAACGGCGGCGGCCGCGACGAGGTCGCCGAACACGACCCCGTCCTGTCCGAGCCCCTGCTGGCCGCCGGCTACAACATGGGCCACGTCGGCAAGTGGCACATCGGCCGCGAGCGCGGGCCCGAGCGCTACGGCATGGACGGCGAGCACCTGCCCGGCGCGCTCAACCCCTTCCACCACCCGTCGTACGAGCGGTGGCTGAAGGAGAAGGGGCATCCGCCGTTCGCGGTGGAGCGGCCGGTCTTCGGCAAGGCGGCGAACGGCACCGGCCGCGGCCACCTCATCGCCGGCCGGCTGCGGCAGCCGGCGGAGGCCACGATGGAGGCGTTCCTCGCCGACCGGACCCTGGAACTGCTCGAACGCTACGCCCGCGACTTCCGCGACTCCGGCCGGCCGTTCATGCTGTCCTGCCACTGGTACGGCCCGCACCTGCCGTACCTGATCCCCGACGAGTACTACAGCATGTACGACCCCCGGAGCGTGCCGCTGCCGGCGTCCATGGCCGAGACCTTCGACGGCAAGCCGGAGGTGCAGCGCCGCTACTCCGAGTACTGGTCGGCCGACCACTTCGACGCCGACGCCTGGCGCGAGCTCATCGCCGCCTACTGGGGTTACGTCTCCCTGATCGACGCCCAGATCGGCCGCCTGCTGACCGCGCTGCGCGAGCTGGGCCTCTGGGACGACACAGCGGTGATCTTCACGGCCGACCACGGCGAGTTCACCGGCGCCCACCGGCTCAACGACAAGGGCCCGGCCATGTACGAGGACATCTACCGCATCCCCGGCATCGTCCGGGTGCCGGGCGCGACGGCGCGCACCGTGGACGCGTTCGCGACGCTGATCGACCTCAACCCCACGATCCTCGGCCTGGCGGGGCTGCCGCCGCGGGAGCCGTGCGACGGCGAGAGCCTGCTGCCGCTGCTGTCCGGCGCCCCTGCCGAGGGCCGGGACTCGGTGACCACCGAGTTCCACGGCCACCACTTCCCCTACTCGCAGCGCATGTTCCGGGACCGCCGCCACAAGCTGGTGTTCAACCCCGAAGGCGTGCACGAGCTGTACGACCTGGACAGCGACCCGCACGAACTGCGCAACGTCTACGCGGTGCCCGCCTACGCGGAGGTCCGCAGGGACCTCACCGTGCGGCTCTACCGCGAGCTGCTGCGCCGCGGCGATCCCGCGTACACCTGGATGAGCTACATGGCCGACATCGGCGAGGGCCGTGCCCCTGACGTGGACGGCGTCGCCGACGAACTGGGCTGA
- a CDS encoding family 20 glycosylhydrolase: MMRRPLATLAAAALTATLLAPAPAARAADPPVNLALTGTATASSVELDRADFVAAHVNDGDTSTRWSSAYQDDNWVQIQLAQPAKVDHVKLTWPNACARDFVLQTSADGRTWTDVAALQRDTCPRTDVIDVLAEEPVGYVRMQGRKRWAAYGYSISEFEIWDGPPAAPAPTLGLIPRPVSVTETGAAPFTLHSNTRVLAQGDGAQAPAGYLARLLRRATGQKLKVAENGHGPAPIIIEVGAGKGPEGHEDEGYTLSVTAGEIRLRAATPNGALNGVQTLRQLLPQWVESKEAVDATWTVPAVQVTDYPRFAHRGMMLDVARSFYPVDEVKTYIDAAALFKVNRLHLHLTDDQGWRIVIDDPATNPSGIDYGLLTRVGGGTAMTERGTEPAVTGFYTKADYAEIVRYAGENGMTVIPEIDMPGHVNSALHSVPQLNTAGSQPRPAAGQTTVPHNGTGAVGYSSFDANSAVTYEFVEHVLAEIAAMTPGPYLHIGGDEAHVTSHTDYVRMVDAFTAHVNSLGKTVVGWNEYAGSALPQDNAVVQFWNGDRNAVARAVNNRGAKVVLSPAPHAYSPQKQDSRQPDGGTWACGGPCGLDRHYNWDPGTYIPGIQESSVLGVESAVWGEFIRRVPQAQYYAYPRIIATAEAGWTPQAQRDYTDFKTRLSKMGGRLTVQGTNFFPTADVAWRTEILGPPVTAAAGRPSGATWTVTAPGKTAAGLGAVITWSDGVKETPAPVTEREASIPGMRINAAFTVTSTRSFDREGSYTGTLTVRSPGEAPVTGTLEVTVR, encoded by the coding sequence ATGATGCGCCGCCCCCTCGCGACTCTCGCGGCAGCCGCGCTCACGGCCACGCTGCTGGCCCCGGCTCCTGCCGCCCGGGCCGCCGATCCCCCGGTCAACCTGGCCCTGACCGGCACGGCCACCGCCTCCAGCGTCGAGCTGGACCGCGCCGACTTCGTGGCCGCCCACGTCAACGACGGCGACACCTCCACCCGCTGGTCGTCCGCGTACCAGGACGACAACTGGGTCCAGATCCAGCTCGCCCAGCCGGCCAAGGTCGACCACGTGAAGCTCACCTGGCCGAACGCCTGCGCCCGCGACTTCGTCCTGCAGACCTCGGCCGACGGCCGGACCTGGACCGACGTGGCCGCGCTCCAGCGCGACACCTGCCCGCGCACCGACGTCATCGACGTGCTCGCCGAGGAACCCGTCGGGTACGTGCGCATGCAGGGCCGCAAGCGCTGGGCCGCCTACGGCTACTCCATCTCCGAGTTCGAGATCTGGGACGGGCCGCCCGCCGCCCCCGCGCCCACCCTCGGCCTGATCCCGCGGCCGGTGTCCGTCACCGAGACCGGCGCGGCCCCGTTCACGCTGCACAGCAACACCCGCGTCCTCGCCCAGGGCGACGGCGCGCAGGCTCCCGCCGGCTACCTGGCCAGGCTGCTGCGCCGCGCCACCGGCCAGAAGCTCAAGGTCGCCGAGAACGGCCACGGCCCCGCCCCGATCATCATCGAGGTCGGCGCCGGCAAGGGCCCCGAGGGCCACGAGGACGAGGGCTACACGCTCTCCGTCACCGCCGGCGAGATCCGCCTGCGCGCCGCCACCCCGAACGGCGCACTCAACGGCGTCCAGACGCTCCGCCAGCTCCTCCCGCAGTGGGTCGAGTCCAAGGAGGCCGTCGACGCCACGTGGACCGTGCCCGCCGTGCAGGTCACCGACTACCCGCGCTTCGCGCACCGCGGCATGATGCTCGACGTCGCGCGCAGCTTCTACCCGGTGGACGAGGTCAAGACCTACATCGACGCGGCCGCGCTGTTCAAGGTCAACCGGCTGCACCTGCACCTGACCGACGACCAGGGCTGGCGCATCGTCATCGACGACCCGGCCACCAACCCGTCCGGCATCGACTACGGCCTGCTCACCCGCGTCGGCGGCGGCACCGCGATGACCGAGCGGGGCACCGAGCCCGCCGTCACCGGCTTCTACACCAAGGCCGACTACGCCGAGATCGTCCGCTACGCCGGCGAGAACGGCATGACCGTCATCCCCGAGATCGACATGCCCGGCCACGTCAACTCGGCGCTGCACTCCGTCCCGCAGCTCAACACCGCCGGCTCCCAGCCGCGGCCCGCGGCCGGTCAGACCACCGTCCCGCACAACGGCACCGGCGCCGTCGGCTACTCGTCGTTCGACGCGAACAGCGCGGTCACGTACGAGTTCGTCGAGCACGTGCTGGCCGAGATCGCCGCCATGACCCCCGGCCCTTACCTGCACATCGGCGGGGACGAGGCGCACGTCACCAGCCACACCGACTACGTGAGGATGGTCGACGCCTTCACCGCCCACGTGAACTCCCTCGGCAAGACCGTCGTCGGCTGGAACGAGTACGCGGGCAGCGCCCTGCCCCAGGACAACGCCGTCGTGCAGTTCTGGAACGGCGACCGCAACGCCGTGGCCAGGGCCGTCAACAACCGCGGCGCCAAGGTCGTGCTGTCGCCGGCGCCGCACGCGTACTCGCCGCAGAAGCAGGACTCCCGGCAGCCCGACGGCGGCACCTGGGCGTGCGGCGGGCCGTGCGGCCTCGACCGCCACTACAACTGGGACCCGGGCACGTACATCCCCGGCATCCAGGAGAGCAGCGTGCTCGGCGTGGAGTCGGCGGTGTGGGGCGAGTTCATCCGCCGCGTGCCGCAGGCGCAGTACTACGCCTACCCGAGGATCATCGCCACCGCCGAGGCCGGCTGGACCCCGCAGGCGCAGCGCGACTACACCGACTTCAAGACGCGCCTGTCCAAGATGGGCGGCCGGCTGACCGTGCAGGGCACCAACTTCTTCCCCACCGCCGACGTGGCGTGGCGCACGGAGATCCTGGGCCCGCCGGTGACCGCCGCCGCCGGCCGGCCGTCGGGCGCGACCTGGACCGTCACCGCCCCCGGCAAGACCGCGGCCGGCCTCGGCGCGGTCATCACGTGGAGCGACGGCGTCAAGGAGACCCCGGCGCCGGTCACGGAGCGGGAGGCGAGCATCCCCGGCATGCGGATCAACGCCGCCTTCACCGTCACCTCCACCAGGTCCTTCGACAGGGAGGGCAGCTACACCGGCACCCTCACCGTGCGCTCGCCCGGCGAGGCCCCGGTGACCGGCACGCTGGAGGTGACCGTCCGCTAG